The nucleotide window ACGTTCTACCGGTGGTTTGTAGACTCCGCCTTTCGGGGCTTCCGGCTTTGCGGCGACCGGAGCAGCGGGTTTGGCTGCGCCTGGAACTGCCGGCTTTGCGGCACCCGGAGCAGCGGGTTTCGGTTTGGCCGGAGCATTTCCTGCCAAAGCGTTCTCATTGTTTTCAGCCATATTTCCTGACTCCGTTGGTTTTCAATAATTAAAAAGTTACGCTTTCGTGACAATCAGATCTTCACCCTCAACCCTGACCTTGAACCGTGGCAGTGGCAGAGGCTGCGGGCCGGAAATGATTTCACCGGACTCTTTGTATTTTGCTCCATGACAGGGGCAGGCAATAATATTGGCAGCAGTGTCCCAATGCACAAGACAGCCGAGATGTGTGCACACCGCACTGGTTGCCGTCAGGTTTCCGTTATTGTTGACAACAAGAACCTTGTCCTTGTTGAACTGATAGATTTTACCGCTGTTTACCGGCACATCGGATGCTTTTCCAACAACAATTTCATTCTTGCTTGTAGCAGTAGATACGGGAGGAATGAGGAACTTTACCACAGGGTAGAGTGTCGAAACCGCTACGGCGGCACCAATACCCCCGACCACTTTTCCGAGAAAACTGCGTCGTTCGAAGTCAACCCCTTTCAATCCCTCTTCCCGCGGTTTGCCGGCGGAAATCAACCCGGATGAAGAGGCTGGAGCACCATCTCCAAGTGTGCCCATTCTTGACGGACTCTTGAAATTACCTTGTTGTGCCATTACGATCTATCTCCTTATTAAGAGTATTGTTATAAAATCAAAAAGGTAAAAACCGCCCGGCGGTTTCATTAATATCCGGCTCTCTCTCTGCCTGCCAGTATGACGCTATACAACAAAAAAGCAGAGTTCAGACCTGACTCTGCGGGCCTGAATGAAGTGTGAATTTATAATTTTTTCACTTATTATTCCAATCAATAAACCGTTTAAAACCATTATAGGTCTTGTACATCACCGAATGCTCCCCATCCCTCCATATCCGGCTTCTGGTGAAAAAACGCATAAATTTAGACTGAAGACGAACCGGGTCAAGAAACTCCGATATTCCGCTTATTCCATCAATTATCCGTCCGTCAATCTGCAGCGATAGCTTCGAAGAGAACCTCAGGTAAAACGGTCCGGCGTCCAGAACCCTGTCGTTATGGATGTTCAGAAAAACCTGCTCATCCTTCAGCGCAAGATTCATACTGTGACGCGGTGAAAAAAAGCCTTTTCTGAAATTGCTTTCACAGATTTTAACTGTGTCATAAATAGTTGCCGTTTCACGTTCGTTATCATGCAGAAGCAGCAGGGTAAGAGGCTGATACTCATTGTTCCTGAAATAGATAGCATAATAGATGAGGTCAAAGGCATCGGAAAAGGCCCGGCCCCAGTACCATCGGGAAATATACTCTTGCATCGGAACGGCACCGAAGTTATGATCATGATATCCGGTTGCTCTGACCGGGATCGTGCGAAGCTTTCCGCTTTGCTGTTCCGTCATGGCGATTGAACCCTGAACGTCAGCCTTCGGCACACTTAAAAGCCATTGGTGGAGCGGTACTTTTCCGTGATTGTTGCTGTCTTTTTTTTCATAGACAACTCTTCGGCATGCTTTGAAGAGCAGTGAGGCTTTCACTGCTTTTCTGCGGGCGGGAAAGACGAAATCGATATCAAGCAGGTACTCATCAGTCAGGGGATTAAAGGAAAACCGGTTCTTTTCGAACCGGACACCGATATCCGACCGGCTGCTCTCAAACAGACCGGCACGCCCTTCCCTGATAAAATTCAGGGTCTCCACGCCATGTTCATATAACTGGAAACTGAAACCGGCATAGTCGGACGCCAGGGGAAGTTCGGTGGTTAAACGATTTTTCCAGTTTTCGTAATGAGTGGTATAGTAAGGGGAAAAGGGGAAACCGGAAAACCAGATAAGCACAAAGGAGAGGCCGCTCTCTCTGTCTTCAGCATCAAAATACCACCACTCATAAGCCCCCGGCTCCTGCATGTCATGCCAGAGTTCCTGACTTGATTCAGTGGTAATGTTCATACTGCATGCTGATAGTGTTCAGACCATGATACATTGCAGAATGCCTTGCGTGACACGGCACGACATGGTATTGGACAAAGCAGGGAGAAAGAAGAGGACATTGAATAGTCGCAGCGGAGCAGTATCAGTGAAACAACGGTTAACCGATGTGGACAGAGAGGGAATCGAACCCCCGACACAAGGATTTTCAGTCCTTTGCTCTACCAACTGAGCTACCTGTCCATCCAACAAGAGGCAAAATATAGAAATAATTTTTTTTTCACCAAAAGAAAAAACAAAAACCCGGAAGCCGCCTCAGCCAGCACGGTTACTCCAGGGGCAATTCTGAAAACGTAATCAGTTCAATCCCTTTCAGAATACGGCGAAGTACCGTCTCCTTGCCAAGCACTTCAAGCATATGATAGAGGCTCGGACCGAAACTGACTCCGGAGGCAAGAATTCTCAACGGATGGATCAGTGCCGCAGCTTTCAGCCCTTTCGGAGCAACGAACTCCTTGAGCTTTACCTCGATATTCTCTGCACTGAACGATTCAAGAGCATAGAGCATATCGGTAAATTCCCGCAACAGCTCATTGGTATCCGCCGTCCACCTTTTTTTGACCGCCTCTTCATCATAGGAGTCCGGTTCAAAAAAGAAGTAGGGAGAGAAGGTCACGAATTCATGCTCAAATCCAACCCGCTCACGCATCAGCTCGATTACTTTATTCAGATACTCATCACCGGTGATGACCTCCAGCGGCATCAGCGAAACTTTCTGTTCAAGTTCCGCCTCCAGAATAGGCTTGATAACTCCGAGAATCTTCTCTGCAGGACGCTGCTTGATATACTGCTTTTCAAGCCAGTTGAGCTTGTCAACATTAAATACGGCACCGGCTTTGCCGACCCGCTCAAGTGAAAACTTCTCAATAAGATCCTGCATACTGTATACTTCCTGCTCACTTCCCTCTCCCTCGTTCCATCCGAGCATGGCCACAAAATTGATAATCGCATCACTGCTGTAACCCTTGCGGACATAGTCCTCTACAGCAACATCACCCTGTCGCTTGCTGAGCTTGGATCGGTCGGGGTTGAGCAGGAGGGGCAGATGGGCAACCTTCGGAGGCTCCCAACCGAAAAACTCATAGAGAAGAAGATGCTTCGGCATGGAAGGAAGCCACTCCTCTCCCCTGATGATGTGGGTAAACTCCATCAGATGATCATCAATGACACTGGCAAAGTGATAGGTCGGAAATCCGTCCGACTTCATCAGTACCTGGTCATCAATCGTAGCTGAATCGAATTCTATCGGACCGCGGATAATATCTTCAAACCATACAGAGACATAATCAGGCACTTTCATCCTGATGACATAGGGATCACCTGCGTCCAGTTTCTTCCGGATTTCACTTGCCGGTACTGAACCTCCAAGCTCTTCAGGAAGCCATTTCCTGTTGTATTTAGGCTGAAGACCCTGCTTCAGTTGGAGCTGCCGGTTCTCTTCAAGCTCTTCAGACGTTGCAAAACAGTAGTAGGCATGGTTGTCTTCAAGTAACTGGTCGCAATAACGCTTATAGATGTCAAGCCGCTCGGACTGGACGTAGGGGCCATAATTTCCGCCGCGTTCAGGGCTTTCATCAGCAATAATACCTGCCCATTCAAGCATCCTGATAAGATTCTTCTCTGCTCCCTCCACCTTTCTGGTTTGATCGGTATCTTCAATTCTGATAATGAAGTCCCCATCCATTTTTTTTGCAAACAGGTAGTTGTAGAGTGCGGTTCTGAGTCCGCCTACATGTAGATATCCTGTGGGAGAAGGTGCAAACCTGGTCCTGACCCTTTTTCCAACCATAATGAGCGTCGTACTGTTATTGTTGAATTGACAGTGAACTATCGCAAGAGCAATGAATTTAAGAAAAAGTAGCTGCTTTTTTCAGACTGAATGATAAAAGATTAACCCGAAACTCCTGAATCAGAGTGATGAGCGGCAAATCGATCACCGGAATGGGTGTTTAAATAAACTTTTTGTTTTCCATTGCAGTTCTACTTTTAATTACTTTAACTGTAGTAAGTTAGATTTTATATCATAACTCCACCACTTTATGGCTGAAAATCCTGTGAAGAAGTCAGGAAAAGATGATTCCCGAAACAGATTCAAGCCGGTGAACGATGAAGATCGCAATCCCGGATGGTTTCAGGGAAAAGGCGAAAGCCCGCAGGGGAAGTTTCCCCGTTTTCTCCTCTTTATGATGGTTGCGCTGATTATGCTCTTTGTGTTCCAGCGATTTTTCTCAGGCAGCGAAGGCCCGGAAATCACCTATAACGAATACCGTTCGGTTCTGTCAAGAACCCTGGTAAGCGAGGTGACCGTCAAGACCATGGAGGATAAATCGGCACTGCTGAATGTAAAGCTGAAAAACTCAATCCAACTGACGCTGGCCAACAGAACAGTACTGCAAAGTGACCGTTTTTCCGTAAGGGTTCCCTCTTTCACTACCGAACAGGCTGACCTCCTCACGGACCAGGGCATCAGACTCAATGTAGAGAACGGTTCCGGCAGCCTGAATACCTTTCTTGTCCTCTTTGCCCCCTGGATCATCTTTGGTGTGATCTATTTTCTCCTCATGAGGCGCATGAACAGTCAGAACGGCGCCCAGGCCAAAAACATTTTCAGCTTCAGCAAGAGCCGGGCAAAACTTGTAAGCGAATTTGATGTAAAAACCACCTTCAAGGATGTTGCCGGGGTTGACGAAGCGGTTGAAGAGCTGCAGGAGACGGTTGAGTTTCTGACAAATCCTGAAAAATTTCAGAAAATCGGCGGGAAAATACCAAAAGGTGTACTCCTGCTCGGTCCTCCCGGCACAGGAAAAACGCTTCTGGCCAAAGCCATTGCCGGAGAGGCAAAGGTTCCGTTTTTCTCGATCTCCGGAGCTGATTTTGTGGAAATGTTTGTTGGCGTTGGCGCAGCAAGAGTCCGTGACCTGTTTGAACAGGCAAAGAAAAATTCGCCCTGCATTATTTTTATTGATGAAATTGATGCTGTTGGCAGAAGCCGTGGCGCGGGTCTCGGAGGAGGTCATGATGAGCGGGAGCAGACTCTGAACCAGCTCCTTGTTGAGATGGACGGATTTACCACAAGCGAGAATGTGATCCTCATTGCCGCAACAAACCGCCCTGATGTGCTCGACACTGCCCTGCTTCGACCGGGACGCTTTGACCGCCAGATCACCATAGACAAACCCGATATACGGGGGCGTGAAGCCATCCTGAAAATCCATACCCGAAATACACCTCTTGGTGACACTGTAGATATCAGCGTCCAGGCTAAAAGCACTCCGGGATTTTCAGGAGCCGACCTGGCAAATCTTGTTAATGAAGCTGCACTGCTGGCCGCACGCAACGGACAGGATCTTATTTCCGCTGATAATTTCGAGCAGGCACGCGACAAGATTCTTATGGGACCGGAAAGAAAAAGCATGATTATTTCTGACGAGCAGAAAAAACTTACCGCATATCATGAAGCCGGTCATGTTCTGGTTGCAAGCTATACCAGGGGATCAGATCCCATTCACAAAGTAACGATCATTCCAAGAGGCCGCAGTCTCGGTCTGACGGCTTATCTGCCTCTTGAAGACCGCTACACCCATAACCGTGAGTACCTGCAAGCCATGATCACCTATGCCCTTGGAGGAAGAGTGGCGGAGGAGCTTGTGTTTCAGGAGAGTAGCACCGGTGCGGCAAACGATATTGAGAAAGCTACCGATATCGCCCGCAGAATGGTGCGCCAGTGGGGAATGAGCGACAAGCTCGGTCCGATTAACTATGGCGACAGTCACAAGGAGGTTTTTCTGGGTAAGGATTACTCCCACATACGCGAATACAGTGAAGAGACCGCACTCCAGATTGATGTGGAAGTCCGTAACATCATTATGTCGTGCATGGAAAATGCCAAAAAGATTCTCAGTGAAAACCGGGATATTCTCCATCGGCTTGCCGGTCTCCTCATTGAAAAGGAGTCGCTCAATGCGAAAGAGATCGCGGAAATTATAGGCCATACAGAGCGTGCTGTGGGCCTGGCAACATCATAAGCCACCAAAAGGAAAACCGGGAGAAGAGAAACGTATGCAGCTTGTTGCTCTGCTTGCTATCGGAACTTTTGCAGGACTGCTCTCCGGAATGTTCGGAGTAGGCGGTGGCGTGATCATAGTACCGGCAATGGTGCTGCTCTTCGGTATGACGCAGCAGAGTGCTGTCGGAACTTCACTGATTGCACTGCTGCTCCCGGTCGGAGTGCTCGGCGTCATAGAGTATTATCGTGCCGGGAAAATTTCAGCGGAGAACATCTGGATAGGGCTGATTGTTGCTGCCGGTCTTTTTGCGGGCGCTTTTTTCGGTGCAAAAATAGCCGCACAGATGCCCGGTGATATACTCCGGAAAGCCTTTGCAATTTTTATGGGAATTGTTGCTCTTCAAATGTGGTTTAAATAAGCTGATACATAACAATAACCTAAGCCAACTATCACTATGGGAAACACAACCACAAAAGCTGATCTGGTCAATGTTATTGCCCACAGAACAGGTCTGACGAAAAACGAAACAGAATCTGTCGTTGACTGCCTGTTTGAAAGCATCATTGACTCACTGAAATCCGGAAAACGGATTGAAATCAGGGGATTCGGCTCTTTCAACATCAGGTACAAGAATTTGCGTCAGGCACGCAATCCGAGAACGGGTGAAAAAGTGACGGTTGATCCCAAAAACGTACCGACGTTCAAAATTTCAAAAGAGTTCAAGCATGCTGTAAGCGAGAGTCTGAAATCCGGTGGCGAATAGCTTCAAGGGAGAAACTGCTCCGTATTAACCATACAGCACTTCGGGCTCAAAACAGGGCTTAGGGTTTTTTATTTCTGATCAGCACTCTTCTTGACCAAAACAAGACGATAAGCTGCCAGGTAATCCGGCAAACAACACAGGCAGCCGTTTACCCGACAGGTATAAAAAATGAACGGCAGCCGTAACTGCCGTTTCATGATGTTCAGATTCAAAAAAGTGCTCTGCCCGGTTCCCGTGATCAATGAGGCGAAAATAACCCATTATTGACCGGAAAGCAGGAGTAGTTGCACTCGCCTTACTACTCACCGCAATCGTTACTCTCCCTCAAAATCGGTAAGCGAGTATACGCTGTATCCTTTTTCAAGAATTTTCCTCTCCCCTCCGATATCGGGAAGGTTAACGATAAAAGCCATTTCAGCAACAACACCTCCGACCTTTTCA belongs to Candidatus Chlorobium masyuteum and includes:
- a CDS encoding sulfite exporter TauE/SafE family protein yields the protein MWAWQHHKPPKGKPGEEKRMQLVALLAIGTFAGLLSGMFGVGGGVIIVPAMVLLFGMTQQSAVGTSLIALLLPVGVLGVIEYYRAGKISAENIWIGLIVAAGLFAGAFFGAKIAAQMPGDILRKAFAIFMGIVALQMWFK
- a CDS encoding carotenoid 1,2-hydratase, whose translation is MNITTESSQELWHDMQEPGAYEWWYFDAEDRESGLSFVLIWFSGFPFSPYYTTHYENWKNRLTTELPLASDYAGFSFQLYEHGVETLNFIREGRAGLFESSRSDIGVRFEKNRFSFNPLTDEYLLDIDFVFPARRKAVKASLLFKACRRVVYEKKDSNNHGKVPLHQWLLSVPKADVQGSIAMTEQQSGKLRTIPVRATGYHDHNFGAVPMQEYISRWYWGRAFSDAFDLIYYAIYFRNNEYQPLTLLLLHDNERETATIYDTVKICESNFRKGFFSPRHSMNLALKDEQVFLNIHNDRVLDAGPFYLRFSSKLSLQIDGRIIDGISGISEFLDPVRLQSKFMRFFTRSRIWRDGEHSVMYKTYNGFKRFIDWNNK
- the ftsH gene encoding ATP-dependent zinc metalloprotease FtsH codes for the protein MAENPVKKSGKDDSRNRFKPVNDEDRNPGWFQGKGESPQGKFPRFLLFMMVALIMLFVFQRFFSGSEGPEITYNEYRSVLSRTLVSEVTVKTMEDKSALLNVKLKNSIQLTLANRTVLQSDRFSVRVPSFTTEQADLLTDQGIRLNVENGSGSLNTFLVLFAPWIIFGVIYFLLMRRMNSQNGAQAKNIFSFSKSRAKLVSEFDVKTTFKDVAGVDEAVEELQETVEFLTNPEKFQKIGGKIPKGVLLLGPPGTGKTLLAKAIAGEAKVPFFSISGADFVEMFVGVGAARVRDLFEQAKKNSPCIIFIDEIDAVGRSRGAGLGGGHDEREQTLNQLLVEMDGFTTSENVILIAATNRPDVLDTALLRPGRFDRQITIDKPDIRGREAILKIHTRNTPLGDTVDISVQAKSTPGFSGADLANLVNEAALLAARNGQDLISADNFEQARDKILMGPERKSMIISDEQKKLTAYHEAGHVLVASYTRGSDPIHKVTIIPRGRSLGLTAYLPLEDRYTHNREYLQAMITYALGGRVAEELVFQESSTGAANDIEKATDIARRMVRQWGMSDKLGPINYGDSHKEVFLGKDYSHIREYSEETALQIDVEVRNIIMSCMENAKKILSENRDILHRLAGLLIEKESLNAKEIAEIIGHTERAVGLATS
- a CDS encoding QcrA and Rieske domain-containing protein, yielding MAQQGNFKSPSRMGTLGDGAPASSSGLISAGKPREEGLKGVDFERRSFLGKVVGGIGAAVAVSTLYPVVKFLIPPVSTATSKNEIVVGKASDVPVNSGKIYQFNKDKVLVVNNNGNLTATSAVCTHLGCLVHWDTAANIIACPCHGAKYKESGEIISGPQPLPLPRFKVRVEGEDLIVTKA
- the gltX gene encoding glutamate--tRNA ligase — encoded protein: MVGKRVRTRFAPSPTGYLHVGGLRTALYNYLFAKKMDGDFIIRIEDTDQTRKVEGAEKNLIRMLEWAGIIADESPERGGNYGPYVQSERLDIYKRYCDQLLEDNHAYYCFATSEELEENRQLQLKQGLQPKYNRKWLPEELGGSVPASEIRKKLDAGDPYVIRMKVPDYVSVWFEDIIRGPIEFDSATIDDQVLMKSDGFPTYHFASVIDDHLMEFTHIIRGEEWLPSMPKHLLLYEFFGWEPPKVAHLPLLLNPDRSKLSKRQGDVAVEDYVRKGYSSDAIINFVAMLGWNEGEGSEQEVYSMQDLIEKFSLERVGKAGAVFNVDKLNWLEKQYIKQRPAEKILGVIKPILEAELEQKVSLMPLEVITGDEYLNKVIELMRERVGFEHEFVTFSPYFFFEPDSYDEEAVKKRWTADTNELLREFTDMLYALESFSAENIEVKLKEFVAPKGLKAAALIHPLRILASGVSFGPSLYHMLEVLGKETVLRRILKGIELITFSELPLE
- a CDS encoding HU family DNA-binding protein, giving the protein MGNTTTKADLVNVIAHRTGLTKNETESVVDCLFESIIDSLKSGKRIEIRGFGSFNIRYKNLRQARNPRTGEKVTVDPKNVPTFKISKEFKHAVSESLKSGGE